In Bradyrhizobium lablabi, one DNA window encodes the following:
- a CDS encoding helix-turn-helix transcriptional regulator, with protein sequence MKRFSLGVVAAHGVIDPFVNAGTYISFSGVPGTQPKRTLAALDLIAPVLHTLFLRTKQAEESTIDLMVLTDRQRELVDLAVMGLSDKAIASRLAISDHTVGNHFRAIYAKLGIGKRSQLIALLK encoded by the coding sequence ATGAAACGGTTCTCGCTGGGCGTCGTCGCTGCACACGGCGTCATCGATCCGTTTGTCAATGCTGGTACCTATATCAGCTTTTCAGGTGTGCCCGGAACTCAACCGAAGCGGACGCTTGCAGCGCTCGATTTGATCGCGCCTGTTCTACACACACTCTTCCTCCGAACAAAACAGGCCGAGGAATCAACGATCGATTTGATGGTGTTGACGGATCGGCAGAGAGAATTGGTTGATCTCGCCGTGATGGGATTGTCCGATAAGGCGATTGCCTCACGCTTGGCGATTTCGGATCACACGGTCGGGAATCACTTTCGCGCGATCTATGCCAAGCTCGGTATCGGCAAACGTAGCCAGCTCATCGCACTGCTGAAATAG
- a CDS encoding helix-turn-helix transcriptional regulator: MPGQTERGDVGSGSSDPDLNAWIRAFRLLPAAPVAEADVLAWVEGPLRRFFPFERFLGSYGSLSGGRIQMRSLVTSGHTPEFLAGLERTFDLKSRGCFAWWVSNRKAFILDRTGALDESGVPIPATRSELEEIERFSLGVVAAHGVIDTFVNAGTYISFSGVPRTEPKRTLAALDLIAPVLHTLFLRTKQADQSTVDLTALTDRQRELVDLALTGLSDKAIALRLAISDHTVGNHFRAIYAKLGISKRSQLIALLK, encoded by the coding sequence TTGCCCGGACAAACGGAGAGGGGCGACGTCGGATCGGGCAGTTCCGATCCAGATCTCAACGCCTGGATTCGTGCGTTCCGTTTGCTTCCGGCAGCGCCGGTGGCGGAAGCCGACGTTCTGGCATGGGTCGAAGGACCGCTGCGACGATTTTTTCCCTTTGAAAGATTTTTGGGCAGTTATGGAAGCTTATCGGGCGGTCGCATCCAGATGCGTTCATTGGTAACGAGCGGGCATACACCAGAGTTCCTGGCAGGCCTTGAAAGGACATTCGATCTGAAATCGCGTGGCTGCTTTGCGTGGTGGGTGTCCAATCGGAAGGCCTTCATTCTGGATAGAACCGGCGCGCTGGATGAATCGGGGGTACCAATTCCTGCAACCAGGAGCGAACTCGAGGAGATAGAGCGGTTCTCGCTGGGCGTCGTCGCGGCGCACGGCGTTATAGATACGTTTGTCAATGCCGGTACATATATCAGCTTTTCAGGTGTGCCGAGGACTGAGCCGAAGCGAACCCTGGCGGCGCTCGATCTCATCGCACCCGTTCTACACACGCTTTTCCTCCGCACAAAACAAGCCGATCAATCAACGGTTGATCTGACGGCGTTGACGGATCGGCAAAGAGAATTGGTTGATCTCGCTCTCACGGGATTGTCCGACAAGGCGATCGCCTTACGCTTGGCGATTTCCGATCATACGGTCGGGAACCATTTTCGCGCAATCTACGCCAAGCTCGGCATCAGCAAGCGCAGCCAGCTCATCGCCCTGCTGAAATAA
- a CDS encoding HlyD family type I secretion periplasmic adaptor subunit — MVQPIPLRPGDASPKPGAPASSPPAQPRLKVVPRLTAEEREFLPATIELIETPLSPTLRFTSWALCGLIAASVTWASLSHIDMVAVADGKVVPLGQVKVVQPLETAMIRAIHVDEGDHVTAGQLLVDLDPTEARADLDAFVYNRAQAALDAEVARVLLSRDPDEPFRGPDDADPELVEQSHSQAQREIEKHLAAIAGFEADIAQKEAALQSNDAQIERARLTLPLLQEKNETAKGLYDKKFGTRPPVLDSEQQLVEKRAELKTAEHNVHQLEAERRSIQAKLAEARAGYMADATDRRSKALLKISQLNQDITKARQKESYRRLVAPVDGTVQGLKIHTSGAVVTTADTLMTIVPDGTGIEVDCLVPNKDIGFVGEGQDVEVKLEAFPFTRYGLVQGRVRKLGRDAATNPNAAPPGSMAAMAQTPQSATSSAPPAELAYPAKVTLLQDSILVDGRHEKIRAGMRVSAEIKTGDRRVIEYLLSPVVQAVQEAGRER; from the coding sequence ATGGTGCAACCGATTCCGCTGCGTCCAGGCGACGCCTCACCCAAACCGGGGGCGCCGGCATCCAGCCCCCCGGCGCAGCCGCGACTCAAGGTCGTGCCGCGCCTCACCGCCGAGGAGCGCGAGTTTCTTCCGGCCACCATCGAGCTGATCGAGACGCCATTGTCGCCGACGCTGCGATTTACCTCCTGGGCGCTGTGCGGGCTGATCGCCGCCAGCGTGACCTGGGCCTCGCTGTCGCACATCGACATGGTCGCGGTCGCCGACGGCAAGGTGGTGCCGCTCGGCCAGGTCAAGGTGGTGCAGCCGCTGGAGACCGCGATGATCCGCGCCATCCATGTCGACGAGGGAGACCATGTCACGGCGGGCCAGTTGCTGGTCGATCTCGATCCGACCGAGGCGCGCGCCGATCTCGATGCCTTCGTTTACAATCGCGCACAAGCGGCGCTCGACGCCGAAGTGGCGCGCGTGCTGCTCAGCCGCGATCCCGACGAGCCGTTCCGCGGCCCGGACGACGCCGATCCGGAGCTCGTCGAGCAGAGCCACAGCCAGGCGCAGCGCGAGATCGAAAAGCATCTCGCCGCCATCGCCGGCTTCGAGGCCGACATCGCGCAAAAGGAAGCGGCGCTGCAATCCAACGACGCCCAGATCGAACGCGCCCGGCTGACCTTGCCGCTGCTGCAGGAAAAGAACGAGACCGCCAAGGGCCTCTACGACAAGAAGTTCGGCACCAGGCCGCCGGTGCTCGACAGTGAGCAGCAGCTTGTCGAAAAGCGCGCCGAGCTGAAGACCGCCGAGCATAACGTGCACCAACTCGAGGCCGAGCGCCGCTCGATCCAGGCCAAACTCGCCGAGGCCAGGGCCGGCTACATGGCTGATGCCACCGACCGCCGCAGCAAAGCGCTGTTGAAGATCTCGCAGCTCAATCAGGACATCACCAAGGCGCGACAGAAGGAGAGCTACCGCCGCCTGGTGGCGCCGGTCGACGGCACCGTGCAGGGCCTCAAGATCCACACGTCAGGCGCCGTGGTCACCACCGCCGATACGCTGATGACGATCGTGCCCGACGGCACCGGCATCGAGGTCGACTGCCTGGTGCCGAACAAGGACATCGGTTTTGTCGGCGAGGGCCAGGATGTCGAAGTCAAGCTCGAGGCTTTTCCGTTCACCCGCTACGGCCTGGTGCAGGGGCGGGTGCGAAAACTCGGCCGCGACGCCGCCACCAATCCGAATGCCGCGCCACCCGGCTCGATGGCGGCGATGGCGCAGACGCCGCAGTCAGCCACCTCAAGCGCGCCCCCGGCGGAGCTCGCCTATCCCGCCAAAGTGACGCTGCTGCAGGACTCGATCCTGGTCGACGGCCGCCACGAAAAAATCCGCGCCGGCATGCGCGTCTCCGCCGAGATCAAGACCGGCGACCGCCGCGTGATCGAGTATCTGCTGTCACCAGTGGTGCAGGCGGTGCAGGAAGCGGGGAGGGAGAGATGA
- a CDS encoding type I secretion system permease/ATPase, giving the protein MVDAGGVATGQRAPMAPLTSVDTGLGCLGLVLALSGEAFDLDRARREFLADGSLASCDDLVRIARAQGLKARVSRSSVKRVRAISLPVIARGRDGAFFVIGRLIETGVLVGHAGGPPVGWTLEQLEREWTGEVVLVAKRDRLPGEVARFGLRWFIPVIKRFSKVLAEVLVISVFIQLVALVSPLFFQVVIDKVLVHRGLTTLEVLVIGLLVVNVADALLNWLRTYAFAHTTSRMDAILGSQLFRHLVALPIGYFESRATGQTVARVRELENVRQFITSSALTLVIDVVFGLIFLAVMFWYSPPLTLAVVISIPFYAVISLVITPVLKARVQEKFQRGAANQSLLVESLAGIQTLKACAVEPQMRQRWDEQLAGYIGASLRVVTLGAAGSQLVGLVNKVTSAAILWFGAQAVIGNQLTIGEFVAFNMLAGQISGPVLRLAQLWQDFQQFRLSIERLADIIDTPTEPNSISAKQNLPPIQGHLRFENIVFRYRASSPEILRDLSLEIRAGEVVGIVGRSGSGKSTLTKLLQRLYMPERGRVMVDGLDIALLDPAWLRRQIGVVLQENVLFNRSIRENIALVDPSMPLERVIHSAQLAGAHEFILELPHGYDTILEERGANLSGGQRQRIAIARALVTNPRILIFDEATSALDYESERVIQSNMRAICQGRTVLIVAHRLSTVRSADRILVMERGQLAEAGTHDALMHHDGLYANLVRQATG; this is encoded by the coding sequence ATGGTCGATGCTGGAGGCGTCGCCACTGGTCAGCGCGCGCCTATGGCACCGCTGACGTCGGTCGATACGGGCCTCGGCTGCCTTGGGCTGGTTCTGGCGCTGTCCGGGGAAGCGTTCGATCTCGATCGGGCGCGCCGTGAGTTTTTGGCTGATGGCAGCCTCGCCAGCTGCGATGATCTGGTCCGCATCGCACGGGCGCAGGGCCTAAAAGCCCGCGTCAGCCGCTCCTCCGTCAAGCGGGTTCGGGCGATTTCGCTGCCGGTGATCGCACGCGGCCGCGACGGTGCATTCTTCGTGATCGGGCGCCTGATCGAGACCGGCGTGCTGGTCGGCCACGCCGGCGGTCCGCCGGTCGGCTGGACCTTGGAACAGCTGGAGCGCGAATGGACCGGTGAGGTCGTGCTGGTCGCCAAGCGCGACCGGCTCCCCGGCGAGGTCGCGCGCTTCGGGCTGCGCTGGTTCATTCCGGTGATCAAACGGTTCTCGAAAGTGCTGGCCGAAGTGCTCGTCATTTCGGTGTTCATTCAGCTCGTGGCCCTGGTATCGCCGCTGTTCTTCCAGGTGGTGATCGACAAGGTGCTGGTGCATCGCGGGCTCACTACGCTGGAAGTGCTGGTGATCGGCCTTCTGGTCGTCAATGTCGCCGACGCGCTTCTGAACTGGCTGCGCACCTACGCCTTTGCCCATACCACGAGCCGGATGGACGCCATTCTCGGCTCGCAGCTGTTCCGTCATCTGGTCGCGCTGCCGATCGGCTATTTCGAGAGCCGCGCCACCGGCCAGACCGTGGCGCGGGTGCGCGAACTGGAAAACGTGCGGCAGTTCATCACCTCTTCGGCGCTGACCCTGGTGATCGACGTGGTGTTCGGCCTGATTTTTCTTGCCGTGATGTTCTGGTACAGCCCGCCGCTGACGCTCGCGGTGGTGATCTCGATCCCGTTTTACGCGGTGATCTCGCTCGTGATCACGCCGGTGCTGAAGGCGCGCGTGCAGGAGAAATTCCAGCGCGGCGCCGCCAACCAGTCGCTGCTGGTGGAGAGTCTTGCCGGCATCCAGACGCTGAAGGCCTGCGCGGTCGAGCCGCAGATGCGCCAGCGCTGGGACGAGCAGCTCGCCGGCTATATCGGCGCGTCGCTGCGGGTGGTGACCTTGGGCGCGGCTGGCTCGCAGCTGGTCGGCCTCGTCAACAAGGTGACGAGCGCCGCGATCCTGTGGTTCGGCGCCCAGGCGGTGATCGGCAATCAGCTCACCATCGGCGAGTTCGTCGCCTTCAACATGCTGGCCGGCCAGATCAGCGGGCCGGTGCTGCGGCTAGCGCAGCTATGGCAGGACTTTCAGCAGTTCCGGCTCTCGATCGAGCGGCTTGCCGACATCATCGACACCCCGACCGAGCCCAACAGCATCAGCGCCAAGCAGAACCTGCCGCCGATCCAAGGGCACTTGCGATTCGAGAACATCGTGTTCCGCTATCGCGCCAGCAGCCCGGAAATCCTGCGCGACCTCTCGCTGGAGATCCGCGCCGGCGAGGTGGTCGGCATTGTCGGCCGCTCCGGCTCCGGCAAGTCGACGCTGACCAAACTGCTGCAGCGGCTCTACATGCCCGAGCGTGGCCGCGTCATGGTCGACGGCCTCGACATCGCGCTCTTGGATCCGGCCTGGCTGCGCCGGCAGATCGGCGTGGTGCTGCAGGAGAACGTGCTGTTCAACCGCTCAATCCGCGAGAATATCGCGCTGGTCGATCCCTCGATGCCGCTGGAGCGCGTGATCCACTCGGCCCAGCTTGCTGGCGCCCATGAGTTCATCCTCGAACTGCCGCATGGCTATGACACCATTCTGGAAGAGCGCGGCGCCAATCTCTCCGGCGGCCAGCGCCAGCGCATCGCGATTGCCCGGGCGCTGGTCACCAATCCGCGTATCCTGATCTTCGATGAGGCGACCTCGGCGCTCGACTATGAGAGCGAGCGGGTGATCCAGAGCAATATGCGCGCAATCTGCCAGGGCCGCACCGTGCTGATCGTGGCGCATCGGCTCTCGACCGTGCGCAGTGCCGACCGCATCCTGGTGATGGAGCGCGGCCAGCTCGCCGAGGCCGGCACCCATGATGCGCTGATGCATCATGACGGCCTCTACGCCAATCTCGTGCGCCAGGCGACGGGGTGA